Genomic DNA from Pyruvatibacter sp.:
TATAACGGGTAATATTCGCAACGGTTTTGAGGCAGGCGGCTTTTGAGGTATCAGAGCCATTGGGCGGGGTCTGCGTGAGGGTGCATAAGCGCCATAAGATAGCATCCACGCACTTAGTCAAACAGCTTTGCTGCACACAGACTACTTTTTGGTGTGCTCAAGCCTGAAAGCCTCAGCAATGCGCGCACCGGCTTCGATCTGGACACGCGACATCTGCTTCTCGCGCTGGCCCATGAGCGCGTCAACGCCGGGTAGCATGTCCGGCGTGGCTCCCTGCCGGGCCAGCAGCAAATAACTGTATGCCTTTGGCTTGTCCTGCGGCAGTGCAGTCCCATCCCAGTAGATGCCCGCGAGGTGAATGAGCGCTGGCGTATAATACTTCTCGGCGGCAATCTCGTACCACCGGATGCCTTCGTAGCGGTTCCGCTCGGCGCCCTCGCCGTTGTAATGCATCTCGCCAATTTTCATCTGCGCTTCCGCATGTTGAGCCAATGCGGCTTTTTCATACCATTGCAGGGCTGCGTAATGGTCACGCGGGAGGTCTGCCTCGTCAAAACCCGATCGGTAGTAATCCGCCAGTTCAACCTGCGCCTGAACGTGCCCCGCTTCCGCAGCCTGCGTCAGATATTTCACCACGTTGCGGGGAATGAAACTCACCCCGTGGCCACCCTCATACATTTTGGCAGCAAGATAGGCAGCAGTTGCATCACCGGCGGCCGCGCCTTCAACCCACGCGGCTGCGGCTGCAGATGCGTCACCCGAGGCATATGCCTCAATGCCTTTTTCAAGGCTTGCATAGGCAGGCAGCGCGCCAATCAAAAGCGCACCAAACAAGGCAGCCGCAGCCTTAGATATCCGCATAAACATGCGTCTCTTCCTTTGCACCAGGGTGCGTAAGCGCGCCCTTGTAAGCAGGCCCCACGAGCTGAACATATTTCCACAATGTGCCCGAATTATAGTCAGTGGCACG
This window encodes:
- a CDS encoding tetratricopeptide repeat protein, producing the protein MRISKAAAALFGALLIGALPAYASLEKGIEAYASGDASAAAAAWVEGAAAGDATAAYLAAKMYEGGHGVSFIPRNVVKYLTQAAEAGHVQAQVELADYYRSGFDEADLPRDHYAALQWYEKAALAQHAEAQMKIGEMHYNGEGAERNRYEGIRWYEIAAEKYYTPALIHLAGIYWDGTALPQDKPKAYSYLLLARQGATPDMLPGVDALMGQREKQMSRVQIEAGARIAEAFRLEHTKK